A stretch of Phragmites australis chromosome 12, lpPhrAust1.1, whole genome shotgun sequence DNA encodes these proteins:
- the LOC133886777 gene encoding receptor protein-tyrosine kinase CEPR2-like yields the protein MRRQILVCLPLIVLLSLFLNSNCQIDPLTQALLQFKASLNDPLNHLQSWRNATSPCRFFGVRCDHSSGTVIEISLSNMNLSGGISPSVASLHGLTRLELDSNSLSGPVPSELSKCTQLRFLNLSFNSLTGELPDLSALTALEALDVANNGFTGRFPAWVGNLSRLITLSVGVNSYDQGETPPSIGNLKNLTYLYLASSSLTGDIPDSIFELTALETLDMSMNSLGGKIPATIGNLRNIWKIELYKNNLTGELPAELGKLTGLREIDVSRNQLSGGIPVAFAALKGFTVIQLYHNNLSGSIPEEWGELRFLTSFSIYENRFSGEFPANFGRLSPLNSIDISENGFTGPFPRYLCHGKNLQYLLALQNGFSGVFPEEYSACSSLQRFRINKNRLTGSLPEGLWGLPAAMIIDISDNGFTGSMSPLIGEAQSLNQLWVQNNLLGGTIPSEIGRLRQLQKLYLSNNSFSGSIPVEIGSLSQLTALHLEDNELSGALPGDIGGCIGLVEIDVSRNGLTGPIPASLSLLSSLNSLNLSCNELTGPIPTSLQVLKLSSIDFSSNRLTGNVPPGLLVITGDEAFSRNPGLCVDGRSELGVCNVDGGQREGLARKSVVLVPVLISATLLLVAGILFVSYRSFKLEELKKRDLEHGDGCSQWKLESFHPLDLDADEICGVGEENLIGSGGTGRVYRLELKGRGGCVVAVKRLWKGNAAQVMTAEMTILGKVRHRNILKLHACLSRGELNFIIYEYMPRGNLHQALRRDAKGGRPELDWPRRCKIALGAAKGLMYLHHDCTPAIIHRDIKSTNILLDEDYEAKIADFGIAKVAEDSCDSEFSCFAGTHGYLAPELAYSLKVTEKTDVYSFGVVLLELVTGRSPIDPHFGEGRDIVFWLSSKLSSESLDDVLDPRVATSVREREDMLKVLKIAVLCTAKLPAGRPTMRDVVKMLTDAAGAGPCSPRGQPPARNCSNKSCC from the exons ATGAGAAGGCAAATCCTTGTCTGCCTCCCTCTCATCGTactcctctccctcttcctgAACTCGAACTGCCAAATTGACCCCCTAACACAAGCCCTCCTCCAATTCAAGGCCAGCCTGAACGACCCTCTGAACCACCTCCAGTCATGGAGGAACGCCACCTCGCCGTGCCGCTTCTTCGGCGTCCGGTGCGACCACAGCTCCGGCACGGTCATCGAGATCTCGCTGTCGAACATGAACCTCTCCGGCGGCATCTCGCCGTCCGTCGCCTCCTTGCACGGCCTGACGCGGCTGGAGCTCGACTCCAACTCGTTGTCAGGGCCTGTGCCGTCTGAGCTGAGCAAGTGCACTCAGCTACGGTTCCTGAATCTGTCCTTCAACAGCCTCACCGGGGAGCTGCCGGACCTGTCGGCGCTGACGGCTCTGGAGGCCCTTGACGTCGCGAACAATGGCTTCACCGGGCGGTTCCCGGCGTGGGTCGGCAACCTGTCCCGCCTTATCACGCTCAGCGTCGGCGTGAACAGCTACGACCAAGGCGAGACGCCGCCGAGCATCGGGAACCTCAAGAACCTCACGTACCTTTACCTGGCGAGCTCCAGCTTGACAGGGGACATACCTGATTCCATCTTCGAGCTCACCGCGCTGGAGACGCTGGACATGTCCATGAACAGTCTGGGCGGCAAGATCCCCGCGACCATCGGCAACCTCCGGAACATTTGGAAGATCGAGCTGTACAAGAACAACCTTACGGGCGAACTTCCGGCGGAGCTCGGGAAGCTGACCGGGTTGCGGGAAATCGACGTGTCCCGGAACCAGCTCAGCGGCGGGATCCCGGTGGCGTTCGCCGCGCTCAAGGGCTTCACGGTGATCCAGCTCTACCATAACAATCTGTCCGGGTCGATCCCGGAAGAGTGGGGCGAGCTGCGGTTTCTGACCAGCTTCTCCATCTACGAGAACCGGTTCTCCGGTGAGTTCCCGGCGAACTTCGGCCGGTTATCTCCGCTAAACAGCATCGACATCTCCGAGAACGGCTTCACTGGTCCATTCCCGAGGTACTTGTGCCACGGCAAGAACCTCCAGTACCTTCTCGCTCTCCAGAACGGCTTCTCCGGCGTGTTCCCGGAGGAGTATTCGGCGTGTAGCAGTCTGCAACGGTTCCGGATCAACAAGAACAGGTTAACCGGCAGCCTCCCGGAGGGGCTATGGGGCCTCCCCGCCGCGATGATCATCGACATATCTGACAACGGATTCACCGGAAGCATGTCGCCGCTGATCGGCGAGGCTCAGAGCCTGAATCAGCTGTGGGTGCAGAACAACCTGCTCGGCGGCACGATACCGTCGGAGATCGGCCGGCTCAGGCAACTGCAGAAGCTCTACTTGTCCAACAACTCGTTCTCGGGATCGATACCCGTGGAGATTGGAAGCTTGTCGCAGTTGACGGCACTGCACCTGGAGGACAACGAATTGAGTGGCGCGTTACCGGGAGATATTGGCGGCTGCATCGGACTCGTCGAGATCGACGTCTCCCGGAACGGGCTGACCGGTCCAATCCCCGCCTCACTGTCGCTGCTATCGTCGCTGAACTCGCTGAATCTGTCCTGCAATGAGCTCACCGGGCCGATCCCGACGAGCCTCCAGGTTCTCAAGCTGAGCTCCATCGACTTCTCTTCGAACCGGCTGACCGGGAACGTGCCGCCGGGGCTACTCGTGATCACCGGCGACGAGGCGTTTTCGAGGAACCCTGGCCTCTGCGTCGACGGCAGGTCCGAGCTAGGCGTGTGCAATGTGGACGGCGGCCAGAGGGAAGGCCTCGCCAGGAAGTCAGTTGTGCTCGTGCCGGTCCTCATCTCGGCGACTCTGCTGCTTGTGGCTGGCATCCTGTTCGTGAGCTACAGAAGCTTCAAGCTCGAggagctcaagaagagggaccTGGAGCACGGGGACGGGTGCAGCCAGTGGAAGCTGGAGTCGTTCCACCCGCTAGACCTGGACGCCGACGAAATATGCGGCGTCGGGGAGGAGAACCTGATCGGGTCTGGCGGCACGGGGCGCGTGTACCGGCTGGAGCTCAAGGGCCGCGGCGGTTGCGTAGTGGCCGTGAAGCGGCTGTGGAAGGGCAACGCGGCGCAGGTGATGACCGCCGAGATGACCATCTTGGGCAAGGTCCGTCACCGGAACATCCTCAAGCTGCACGCCTGCCTGTCGCGCGGCGAGCTCAACTTCATCATCTACGAGTACATGCCTCGGGGCAACCTGCACCAGGCGCTCCGGCGGGACGCCAAGGGCGGCCGCCCCGAGCTGGACTGGCCGCGGCGGTGCAAGATCGCGCTCGGCGCGGCCAAGGGGCTCATGTACCTCCACCATGACTGCACGCCGGCCATCATCCACCGCGACATCAAGTCCACTAACATCCTGCTCGACGAGGACTACGAGGCCAAGATCGCCGACTTCGGCATCGCCAAGGTCGCCGAGGACTCCTGCGACTCCGAGTTCAGCTGCTTCGCCGGAACCCACGGCTACCTCGCCCCCG AGCTGGCCTACTCGCTCAAAGTGACGGAGAAGACggacgtgtacagcttcggcgtGGTGCTGCTGGAGCTGGTCACCGGCCGGAGCCCGATCGACCCACACTTCGGCGAGGGCAGGGACATCGTCTTCTGGCTGTCGAGCAAGCTCTCCTCGGAGAGCCTCGACGACGTCCTGGACCCGCGCGTCGCCACGTCTGTCAGGGAGAGGGAGGACATGCTCAAGGTGCTCAAGATCGCCGTGCTCTGCACCGCGAAGCTGCCGGCGGGACGGCCCACGATGAGGGACGTGGTGAAGATGCTCACGGATGCCGCCGGTGCGGGGCCCTGCAGCCCGCGCGGGCAGCCGCCGGCGAGGAACTGCAGCAACAAGAGCTGCTGCTGA